aaaagtctgctgaataccataaccataaccatagccCTTCCAGTGAATTAAGCTAAACTAGGCTAACGGTGGCAGATTGAGTTATTGCACGCACAGAGAAGAGTCTGTATCCTCTTATATAGCTCTGGGGTAGATGGAAAATAAGCTAATATCCCCAAAAGTGTTCCTGACGTTTAATTGAACTTTTGAGAATCATCTGGCAATAGCTGGGCTACTGAACTCTTGCACCATGGGCTGGTTTCCCATATGGATTAAGTCTGGTCTTGGACTAAATGATGCTGAACTCTTGTACCATGGGCTGGTTTCCCATATGGATTAAGTCTGGTCTTGGACTAAACGATGGAGATTTTCATTGATGAGTGCTTAGTCACTCttactctcactctccttcaaaGAGAAACTGCCCCGACAGCCGACAGTGCCATTGCTGTAGAGTGCTGTACACTACACTCCCATAGTGCACTCATTGAATTAACCTGTGGAGGAAAAACTACAGATTGAGGCACAAGCCtcagggatacacacacacacacacacacacacacacacacacacacacacacgcacacacacacacacacacacacacacacacacacacacacacacacacgacacacacacacacacacacacacgcgacacacacctGCGCGACGCACACCTCAATACACGCATCGCCAAGTGTGACACGCCTAcaagacgcacgcacgcacacacacacacacgcacgcacgcacacacacacatacacacagacggaAATAGAAATCTTGGTAGAGGcagaaaggagaagagggggagggaaagaaacagTGAGATactgagagaggagatgagaggcaAGCCAAGTGCAGTCTTCCTCTGACGAGCTCGTATTTCAGTAAAATGTCGCAGCCACTGCAGGTCAAAACCTCATTATTCTCAACTGAGCCACTGCTTACACATACATCCCTTTCAGCTCTCGTCTCACAGTCACACAGGACAAGCAGCAGGCATGTAATCACATGTAAACGCCAACAAACTTCACATGAAAGATTGACAGTGTTTCCCGTGCACaatcttcaccacctccatctgCCTGAGCCACAGCAGTCATTATTCTGCACTGTGAACTGCGctgccagagaaagagagagggggggggacgAGCATGTGTCTTcctaagagagggagagaaagatagagagagggggggaggggggagagaggaggggggatagAGATGAGCATGTGTCTTCctaagagaaggagagagagaaagatagaaagagagggggagagagagacgacgTGTGTCttcctgagagagggagagagagaaagatagagagagagatggagagagagagacgatgtGTGTCTTCCTGAGGTGTTTTTGGCTGAGAAGTGAGCAGCACgcgcagggagggagagagattcgACTACCCGGATTTCAGCTGATCTGGAATGGACCTGGGTCGGATTTGGGGCAGATCTGGAATGGACCTGAGGCGGATTTGGGGCAGATCTGGAATGGACCTGGGTTGGATTTGGGGCAGATCTGGAATGGATCTGGGTCGGATTTGGGGTAGATCAGCACCAAAGCAGGATCGTGGCCAGGCTCATGCCAAAGTCTCAGCCCCCATCTGGGGTAGTGTGCCAAATAGAAATGCACACAGTtcagtgatacacacacacacacacacacacacacacacacacacacacacacacacacacatacacacacacagacaaatgcatTATGAAGTGCAGCAATGCAACGCAGTCTTCTGAGCCTGGGTCAAGTACAGTTGACTCTGTGTTCTCAGGTGAACTCAAATCGATACCCTTGGAGGCGTTTCATCCCCGTGCTGTCCCACTTCTAGCCTTCTcatacacttttccaccaataCACACTGCTAGTACTAGTGCCAGTTTAGAGTTGTTCTAAGTTTTAAGTTCTAAGAACCCGATTTGATTCTCTATGGGCTAAAGAGACTCCATACGTCCATGTCATTTATGTAACTACAATTCTGTAAACATCTTTTGCAGCTACTATTGTGTAGCTGTTAGTCAGTTGACATCAGTTAATAATTACAAAAGCAACACTGATTTTAGAAATTAGCATCTATGTTTTCATAGGCAATGATTTCTGACCAACAGCTAGCCaactgtttgttttctttttagttAGCCCAGACATTTCAGCAGTTGTTGTCACAATGATTTAATTGGTCTTGTTGGCCTTGCTGGTCTAGACAGTGTTGGTGTCACTTTACCACCAGTTTTCCTGTCCAGCTGCCCTTTGGCAGTCAAAATGCAAAAAACTGGTTCAAAATAGATACTGGCTCTGAACTGCCTGAAATGGCCCGGGTTCTGACCTGTCTTGGTGGAAACGGGGAGAGAGTTAGCGGAGGGAAAGTGAGGGGGCCTCACATTGAAtggctaagctaagctaagctaagctaagcaacAGAGCCAAGGGTGCTTGTCCCCACTTCATATAGGTATCCAGAGACATGCCTGGTGCAGGATTTACCTCTCGCTCCACTGCTCGACACATCTGACTGTTTGATTTGGTTGCCTAGGCTGCGtttgaggaggatgaagaggaggaggaggagggagaggagagggtcaTACCTCGCATTCCCTCGAGCCCGAGATGGTGCACGTGCAGGCTCCCGTGCCGCCGTTGGCCAGCACGTCTATGCTCTCGGGCGTAGCGGCGGGGTTGTAACTCATGTAGTACTCCTGGAGCTGGGAGCTGAGGTTCTGCTCGGCTCGGGACTCTTTTTCCGCCGCTTGCGCCCCACGGTGGCCTGCTGCTGGAACAGTCGGGCCAGCGCCGGCAGCCGCTTCCAGAACACGTACACCACCGTGGAGATGAGCGACACGGAGAAGAACAGCGCCACGCTGCCCACTACCACTTTGTGGAAGGAGATGCGTTCGGGCTCTGGAGGAAAATCCAACAGGGAGGCTCTCGGCGCTGGGTGGTttgtgggaggagggggagggcggCGAGGGGCTTCGTTGGTCGGATCCACTGCGGCTGGGGCGACCGGCTGGGGTAAAGGTGGGGGCCATGGGAGGTCTGGGGAGTAGGGGGTGGCAGAGGCGCAGGGCAAGGGGGCTGGTGTAGGGGGTGGTTGGTTCAGGGGTGGGTTCCGGGGTGTCGGGCTCTATGGCTGGCGGGAAGGTGGTGCTCTCGTAGAGCTCCGTGTCCTCGCAGTCGGCGAGGTTCCGCGTGGCTTCCAGAACCTTCTCACCCTGCAGGTGCTTGGGCGTACTGCAGATGATGCTCGTATCCTTGGTGCCCCGGAAGTTCCGCAGCCAGTTGACCAGAGGGCAGATGCCGGGGCCGCAGTCCCACATGTTGCCGGCCAGGCTGACGGCGGTCAGCGAGTCCCAGGCCACCACCGTTTCCATGGACACATTGGCCAGCTTGTTGGACTCCAGGTTGAGCACTTGCAGGTTGGGCAGACACTGGAACACCACCGGGTCCAGCACCTGGATCTCGTTGCCGGAAAGGTCCAGCTTCTGCAAGGTGTGCCAGGCCCAGGGCAGTCCCTGGTTGACCCCGCGGATCCGGTTCCACTGCAGGTACAGCGCCCTCAGGTTGGTGAGCCGCGGGAACAGGAAGAAGTTGATGCGGGAGAACTGGTTGTGTTCCAGGTGAAGCTCCATGAGCCGGGACAGACCCAGGAACATGGTGCGGGTCAGCACCCGCAGACGGTTGTAGCCCAGGTCCAGGAACTCCAGGCTGCGGCACTCCAGGAACACCCTCAACGGGAGGTCCCGCAGGAGGTTGGAGCGCAGGTGAAGGTTCTGCAGCTTGCGCAGGCCGTGGAACTGTCCGGGCGGCAGCGACTCTAGCTTGTTGTAGGACAAGTCGAGGCTGCGCAGGTTGGGAACACCATGGAAGGTGGCGTTGTGGAGCTGCGAGATCTGATTGGTGCTCAGGATGATCTCCTTGATTCGACGCAAGCCCTGGAAGGCTCGGCTGTCCACCTGGGAAATCTGGTTGTGGTCCAGGTAGAGCCACAGCAGCTGGTTCAGGTGGGCAAACTGGTAGGGCAGCAGCGTGTGCAGCTGGTTGGCGCGCAGGGACAAGCCCTGGCAACCTACGGAGATGTTCTCCGGGACCTCCAGGAAGGCCAGCGAGTCGCAGTGGACGATCTTACCCTCTGGCGACAGCTGGGCTGGGGCTGGCTAAGCCCGGCCGAGGGCTGCAGtaccagcagggtgaagagagTCTGCAGCAGGACACACAGCAGCTGCTGCCTGACAATCACGGAACctgctgagaacacacacacacacacacacacacacacacacacacacatacacacacacagacaaatgcatTATGAAGTGCAGCAATGCAACGCAGTCTTCTGAGCCTGGGTCAAGTACAGTTGACTCTGTGTTCCAGGTGAACTCAAATCGATACCCTTGGGCGTTTCATCCCGTGCTGTCCCACTTCTAGCCTTCTcatacacttttccaccaataCACACTGCTAGTACTAGTGCCAGTTTAGAGTTGTTCTAAGTTTTAAGTTCTAAGAACCGATTTGTTGATTCTCTATGGGCTAAAAGAGACTCCCATCGTCCATGTCATTTATGTAACTACAATTCTGTAAAACATCTTTTTGCAGCTACTATTGTGTAGCTGTTAGTCAGTTGACATCAGTTAATAATTACAAAAGCAACACTGATTTTAGAAATTAGCATCTATGTTTTCATAGGCAATGATTTCCTGACCAACAGCTAGCCaactgtttgttttcttttttagttAGCCCAGACATTTCCAGCAGTTGTTGTCACAATGATTTAGTGGTCTTGTTGGCCTTGCTGGTCCTAGACAGTGTTGGTGTCACTTTACCACCAGTTTTTCCTGTCAGCTGCCCTTTGGCagtcaaaatacaaaaaactgGTTCAAAATAGATACTGGCTCTGAACTGCCTGAAATGGCCCGGGTTCTGACCTGTCTTGGTGGAAGCGGGGGAAAGGGGATTGGCGGAGGAAAGTGAGGGGGCCTCACATTGAAtggctaagctaagctaaagCTAAGCTAACTTAACAGAATAAGGGTGCTTGTCCCCACTTCATATAGGTATCCAGAGACATGCCTGGTGCAGGATTTACCTCTGGCTCCACTGCCGACACATCTGACTGTTTGATTTGGTTGCCTAGGCTGCGtttgaggaggatgaagaggaggaggaggagggagaggagagggtcaTACCTCGCATTCCCTCGAGCGAAGATGGTGCCGCGTGCAGGCTCCGATGCCGCCGTTGGCCAGCTGCGTCTATGCTCGAGCGTGGTGGCGGGGTTGTAACTCATGTAGTACTCCTGGGCTGGGAGCTGAGGTTCTGCTCGGCTCAGGACTTCTTCCGCCCGCTTGCGCCCGGTGGCCTGCTGCTGGAACAGTCGGGCCAGCGCCCGGCAGCGCTTCAGAACATTACACCACCGTGGAGATGAGCGACACGGAGAAGAACAGCGCCACGCTGCCCACTACCACTTTGTGGAAGGAGATGCGCTCGGGCTCTGGAGGAAAAGTCAGCAGGGGGGAGGCTCTCGGGCGGGTGGTTtttgaggaggagggggaggacgGCGAGGGGCTCGTTGGTCGGATCCACTGCGGCTGGGGGCATTCGGCTGGGGTAAAGGTGGAGGCGCCATGGGAGGTCTGGGGGTAGGGGTGGCAGGGGGGCGCAGGGGGGCAAGGGGGCTGGTGTAGGGGGTGGTTGGTTCAGGGGTGGGTTCCGGGGTGTCGGGCTCTATGGCTGGCGGGAAGGTGGTGCTCTCGTAGAGCTCCGTGTCCTCGCAGTCGGCGAGGTTCCGCGTGGCTTCCAGAACCTTCTCACCCTGCAGGTGCTTGGGCGTACTGCAGATGATGCTCGTATCCTTGGTGCCCCGGAAGTTCCGCAGCCAGTTGACCAGAGGGCAGATGCGAGGCGCAGTCCCCATGTTGCGGCCAGGCTGGCCCGATCCCAGCGAGTCCCAGGCCACCACCGTTTCCATGGACACATTGGCCAGCTTGTTGGACTCCAGGTTGAGCACTTGCAGGTTGGGCAGACACTGGGAACACCACCCGGGTCCAGCACCTGGATCTCGTTGCGGAAAGGTCCAGCTTCTGCAAGGTGTGCCAGCCCCAGGGGCAGTCCCTGGTTGACCCGGTGAGGATCCGGTTCCACTGCAGGTACAGCGCCCTCAGGTTGGTGAGCCGCGGGAACAGGAAGAAGTTGATGCGGGAGAACTGGTTGTGTTCCAGGTGAAGCTCCATGAGCCGGGACAGACCCAGGAACATGGTCTTGAGTCAGCACCTTGAGCGGTTGTAGCCCAGGTCCAGGAACTCCAGGCTGCGGCCTCCAGGAACACCCTCAGCGGGGAGGTCCCGCGGGAGGTTGGAGCGCGGGTGAAGGTTCTGCAGCTAGCATGAGCCGTGGGGAACTGTCGAGGCGACAGCGACTCTAGCTTGTTGTAGGACAAGTCGAGGGCTGGAGTTGGGAACACCATGGAAGGTGGCGTTGTGGAACTCGCGAGATCTGATTGGTGCTCAGGGATGATCTCCTTGATTCAGCCAAGCCCTGGAAGGCTTCGGCTGTCCACCTAAGGAAATCTGGTTTTGTGGTCAGGTAGAGGCCACAGCTGGTTCAGGTGGGCAAACTGGTAGGGCAGCAGCGTGTGCAGCTGGTTGGCGCGCAGGGACAAGCCCTGGCAACCTACGGAGATGTTCTCCGGGACCTCCAGGAAGGCCAGCGAGTCGCAGTGGACGATCTTACCCTCACAGCGACAGCTGGCCGGGGACAAGGCTTCGCCCGGCAGGGGCTTGCAGTACCAGCAGGGGTGAAGAGAGTCTGCAGCAGGACACACAGCAGCTGCTGCCTGACAATCACGGAACctgctgagaacacacacacacacacacacacacacacacacacacacagggcatgtcACCAGTCAAACTCAAACTGCTTTTGTCATTCCTTACTTTGAATGTCCCCCATCACCTCAACAACATGGTTaacaaaattaaaacattattttaggACTATGGTTCcacattatattttacattacattacattacaagaCACCGCACATCACACCATATGTAACCTGCCACATTACAGGAAATAAAAAACGTCACACAACAGAAAGGGCATGCATTCAACCACACtgcaaggaacacacacacacatgcacatccagTCAAAccaaaggaaacacacacacacacacacacacacacacacacacacacacacacacagacacacacatccaatcaAACCAAAAGAAACACAGTCAGTCACAGGAACAATTTTCTGTCACAGGAAAACCCAATCACAAACCGAATCAGTcagccaccccccacccccctctatAAGACACAGGAAGCCATCTCCCTAAACCTGCTGAGAGTGATGGAGAcgcaccacatcacatcacatcacatcacaccacatcacatcacaccacaccacatcacatcacataacatcacatcacatcacatcacatcacatcacatcacatcacaccacatcactccacatcacatcacatcacatcacaccacaccacaccacaccacaccacatcacatcacaccacaccacatcacaccacaccacaccacaccacaccacatcacaccacatcacatcacaccacatcacatcacaggaGGCAGCTTCTGCATTAACATGTTTCAGATTCCCTCAGACTCCCAGTACAAAGCACTCTGCAGACTGTCCTCCCTCAGGGAAGGTCTCAATAGGTAGCGCAGAATTAGTTCAGTCTATTATGCCAGAATACTTAATGCCACATATGCTAGAGAATAACGAATTTCGTTGACTGATGTGATGGTGTAAAATATAGAATCTCCTGAGTTAGCTTGACAAGGgcgtgggggggtggggggggccgGCCATTTTTTAGAGTAAATATCAGCTCACTACCTGCAAAACATGTTTGCTTTGAAGCGAGAGTATTcagctcttttttttgttttcattgtaaaCTTTAATGTCATGTCTGAAATGAATAATGGAGGATCAAATAGTCGTTGCTCagtggcctgtctctgtgtctgtgagccGCCACCTCGGTGGAACAGCGTGAGATAACGACGAGAGCCTATGAGGTGTGGACAGAGGAGAGCGCCTGGCAGGCTCGTCTTTACAGCCCagttcacacaaacaggcacagacCATTTTTCCTTAAAATTACATCCATCCGACCGGCAAGCCGGACAACCACC
The Alosa alosa isolate M-15738 ecotype Scorff River chromosome 12, AALO_Geno_1.1, whole genome shotgun sequence DNA segment above includes these coding regions:
- the lrrtm4l1 gene encoding LOW QUALITY PROTEIN: leucine rich repeat transmembrane neuronal 4 like 1 (The sequence of the model RefSeq protein was modified relative to this genomic sequence to represent the inferred CDS: inserted 7 bases in 5 codons; deleted 9 bases in 5 codons; substituted 5 bases at 5 genomic stop codons) — encoded protein: LPGEALSPASCRCEGKIVHCDSLAFLEVPENISVGCQGLSLRANQLHTLLPYQFAHLNQLWPLPDHKTRFPXVDSRSLPGLGXIKEIIPEHQRSREFHNATFHGVPNXPALDLSYNKLESLSPRQFHGSCXLQNLHPRSNLPRDLPAEGVPGGRSLEFLDLGYNRSRCXLKTMFLGLSRLMELHLEHNQFSRINFFLFPRLTNLRALYLQWNRILTGSTRDCPWGWHTLQKLDLSXNEIQVLDPGCSQCLPNLQVLNLESNKLANVSMETVVAWDSLGSGQPGRNMGTAPRICPLVNWLRNFRGTKDTSIICSTPKHLQGEKVLEATRNLADCEDTELYESTTFPPAIEPDTPEPTPEPTTPYTSPLAPLRPPATPTPRPPMAPPPLPQPNAPSRSGSDQRAPRRPPPPPQKPPARESPLLTFPPEPERISFHKVVVGSVALFFSVSLISTVVXCSXKRCRALARLFQQQATGRKRAEEVLSRAEPQLPAQEYYMSYNPATTLEHRRSWPTAASEPARGTIFARGNARQQLLCVLLQTLFTLLVLQPSAGLSQPQPSCRXEGKIVHCDSLAFLEVPENISVGCQGLSLRANQLHTLLPYQFAHLNQLLWLYLDHNQISQVDSRAFQGLRRIKEIILSTNQISQLHNATFHGVPNLRSLDLSYNKLESLPPGQFHGLRKLQNLHLRSNLLRDLPLRVFLECRSLEFLDLGYNRLRVLTRTMFLGLSRLMELHLEHNQFSRINFFLFPRLTNLRALYLQWNRIRGVNQGLPWAWHTLQKLDLSGNEIQVLDPVVFQCLPNLQVLNLESNKLANVSMETVVAWDSLTAVSLAGNMWDCGPGICPLVNWLRNFRGTKDTSIICSTPKHLQGEKVLEATRNLADCEDTELYESTTFPPAIEPDTPEPTPEPTTPYTSPLALRLCHPLLPRPPMAPTFTPAGRPSRSGSDQRSPSPPSPSSHKPPSAEASLLDFPPEPERISFHKVVVGSVALFFSVSLISTVVYVFWKRLPALARLFQQQATVGRKRRKKSPEPXQNLSSQLQEYYMSYNPAATPESIDVLANGGTGACTCTISGSRECENEFPCPRPLPGSWLGDMSSLH